The Acidobacteriota bacterium genome includes a region encoding these proteins:
- a CDS encoding DUF4263 domain-containing protein yields MTKKGLPPETSLDEVMVRIKEAYRNPNIGWIKQLTLKEGPRTFRIATLMEIVDPQTGERHHYTLKLDSIDRRKTGWFSKPDRSIRLDGQDPDEIEHLHRFLTAHLEGKLTKTGDLHVIGSEDFTKLGNLIAEIPNLAAPDMVELVKVILPRIQDAHDYLDEFIEIFEKSDPRMVEYMAIAAQVVQYQMAYDSLVKLVESDVSVEHDYHKLLEANPWMFGSEYSELLDRRKWTRDESLDFMLRRTSDNFLEVIEIKTPAMMPLMRYDSSHNSHHLSANLSKVIGQVIGYIEELERRRDSIRSKDNVDTLKIRARIIAGRDGDVAVQDAIRNLNAHLHRIEILTFDQLVRIAERVLTIFKSRATGETNVDAVQELDDDIPF; encoded by the coding sequence ATGACGAAAAAGGGTTTGCCGCCTGAAACATCGCTCGATGAGGTGATGGTGCGGATTAAAGAGGCATATCGGAATCCCAATATTGGCTGGATAAAACAATTGACCCTTAAAGAGGGACCGCGGACATTCAGAATCGCGACGTTAATGGAGATTGTCGACCCACAGACTGGCGAGCGTCACCACTATACCCTGAAATTGGACAGCATAGACCGGCGCAAGACGGGCTGGTTCAGCAAACCGGATCGATCGATTCGCCTCGACGGTCAAGATCCTGACGAGATTGAACACTTGCACCGCTTTCTGACAGCTCATCTGGAGGGGAAACTCACGAAAACGGGAGATCTGCATGTAATCGGGTCTGAGGATTTTACGAAGCTGGGGAATCTGATTGCCGAAATTCCAAACCTGGCGGCGCCAGACATGGTGGAACTAGTTAAGGTTATACTTCCGCGTATTCAAGATGCCCACGATTACCTTGATGAGTTCATTGAGATATTTGAGAAGAGTGATCCTAGAATGGTTGAGTATATGGCAATCGCTGCGCAAGTAGTTCAGTATCAGATGGCTTATGATTCTTTGGTGAAACTTGTTGAATCAGATGTTTCGGTCGAGCATGACTACCATAAACTTCTTGAGGCTAATCCATGGATGTTTGGAAGCGAATACAGTGAGCTGCTAGACCGACGGAAATGGACACGAGACGAAAGCCTTGACTTCATGCTGCGACGGACATCAGACAATTTTCTGGAAGTCATTGAGATTAAGACGCCTGCCATGATGCCGTTGATGAGATACGACTCATCACACAATTCTCACCATTTATCGGCGAACCTATCAAAGGTGATTGGCCAAGTTATTGGATATATAGAAGAACTTGAGAGAAGACGCGATTCAATCAGGAGCAAAGACAATGTGGATACCCTAAAAATCCGTGCGCGCATTATAGCTGGGAGAGACGGCGACGTTGCCGTTCAGGACGCGATTAGAAATCTCAATGCCCACTTGCATAGGATAGAGATTCTTACTTTTGACCAACTCGTACGAATCGCAGAGCGAGTGCTGACCATATTCAAATCAAGAGCTACCGGCGAAACCAATGTAGATGCTGTGCAAGAACTGGACGATGACATACCGTTCTGA
- a CDS encoding SIR2 family protein: MMMARDLVLFLGAGFSLDAGLPLMRDFSELSVKTQPGLESRRGYVGELLREAKHIYGEFRNWCMSSGLGGFDWNNVEDVFGVAEVLHKTGIERLTLGHRELPIAYIIQNIELWIWKTYHQLQIKRNEPPRALPVDRDPYKKLFLMLRDLNLAYRTTVVTTNYDIVVEYECFLHGILCGYPTKWDSNFSAGYGSDLFVDKSQLNPPGPIVSKLHGSINFFKGIGGMSRGIAIAADLGDGRDIGSSRGSFFKNEPAVVAVGAIELLHERYGRKASPAILPPSYAKLRREPWLTDMWRTALSALTDAREVIFIGYSLPPSDGFIRSLLAGVAARRSHTTPLNVTVIDCSKDVRKRYVKMFGAIKPCRHLKFADAIKTEIPRVLERLAHL; encoded by the coding sequence ATGATGATGGCAAGGGATCTAGTCTTATTCCTGGGAGCAGGTTTCTCGCTGGATGCGGGACTTCCCCTGATGAGAGACTTCAGCGAGCTGAGTGTGAAGACCCAGCCAGGTCTGGAGAGTCGTCGGGGATACGTAGGAGAGCTGTTACGAGAGGCCAAACATATCTACGGAGAGTTCCGGAACTGGTGTATGTCCTCCGGGTTGGGAGGCTTCGACTGGAACAATGTGGAAGACGTCTTTGGTGTAGCTGAAGTCCTTCACAAGACTGGGATTGAGCGACTTACGCTGGGCCACCGAGAACTCCCGATTGCATATATCATCCAAAATATTGAACTGTGGATATGGAAAACTTATCATCAGTTGCAGATCAAGCGGAACGAGCCTCCCAGGGCGTTACCTGTAGATCGGGATCCCTACAAGAAGCTATTCTTAATGCTTCGTGATCTGAATCTCGCCTATCGTACGACCGTTGTCACGACCAACTACGACATCGTAGTGGAGTATGAATGCTTCCTTCATGGTATCCTTTGCGGCTATCCAACAAAATGGGATTCCAATTTTTCGGCGGGATATGGATCGGATTTGTTCGTTGATAAATCACAACTCAATCCCCCTGGGCCAATTGTTAGCAAACTCCATGGAAGCATTAACTTCTTTAAAGGAATAGGCGGCATGTCGAGAGGAATTGCGATAGCTGCTGATCTTGGAGATGGAAGGGATATTGGATCAAGTCGTGGCAGTTTTTTTAAGAATGAGCCTGCTGTCGTGGCCGTCGGCGCAATCGAGTTGCTCCACGAACGATACGGCCGCAAGGCTTCACCAGCAATTTTGCCGCCAAGCTATGCGAAGCTTCGCAGAGAGCCTTGGTTGACCGATATGTGGCGTACCGCTTTGAGTGCGCTTACAGATGCAAGAGAGGTTATCTTTATCGGTTACAGCCTTCCACCGTCTGACGGGTTCATTCGGTCCCTGCTGGCCGGAGTCGCAGCTCGGAGGAGCCACACTACGCCTCTGAATGTGACCGTCATCGACTGCTCTAAAGACGTTCGAAAGAGATACGTGAAAATGTTTGGGGCCATCAAGCCTTGTCGTCATCTTAAGTTTGCTGACGCCATAAAAACCGAGATCCCTAGAGTGCTCGAAAGATTAGCACATCTGTAG
- a CDS encoding ATP-binding protein, translating to ERVTNLIKLLKTAEVQKTSEYRIRRIMKSDLVIIDEIGYTPIEKREANLFFNMISELYEKASLIVTSNKSFDSWAEMMGDSVMTTALLDRLLHHAKIFTLDGESYRLKKSRKEV from the coding sequence GAGCGGGTCACGAATCTGATCAAGCTTCTAAAAACGGCGGAGGTGCAGAAAACGTCGGAATACCGGATCCGGAGGATCATGAAGTCGGACCTGGTCATCATCGATGAGATCGGCTACACGCCGATCGAGAAGCGGGAAGCCAATCTGTTCTTCAACATGATCAGCGAGTTGTACGAGAAAGCCTCGTTGATCGTCACGTCCAACAAGAGCTTCGACTCCTGGGCCGAGATGATGGGCGACTCCGTGATGACTACGGCGCTTCTGGATCGACTGCTGCATCACGCCAAGATCTTCACCCTGGATGGGGAATCGTATCGTCTTAAAAAATCAAGAAAGGAGGTCTGA
- a CDS encoding TIR domain-containing protein, giving the protein MAKPRAFISFEMEDKWARDFLVQQAKDKNNDIEFYDYSVQDPFDVKWRTECKKRIAATKGTIVLVGPTTYKSEAVLWEVAETNRQEHYMFGIQINRDKTHLIPSGLPSKNVIRWDFDQIVKWLNTWT; this is encoded by the coding sequence ATGGCGAAACCACGAGCGTTCATCAGCTTCGAGATGGAGGATAAGTGGGCACGAGATTTCCTCGTGCAACAGGCCAAGGACAAGAACAACGACATCGAGTTCTACGATTATTCTGTCCAAGACCCGTTTGACGTGAAATGGAGGACCGAGTGCAAGAAGCGGATTGCAGCAACCAAGGGCACTATCGTCCTTGTCGGGCCCACTACCTATAAATCGGAGGCTGTGCTGTGGGAGGTTGCTGAAACGAATCGCCAGGAGCATTACATGTTCGGCATTCAAATCAACAGGGACAAGACACACCTGATTCCATCGGGCCTGCCGAGCAAGAACGTCATTCGCTGGGACTTCGATCAGATCGTAAAATGGCTGAATACCTGGACCTGA
- the brxL gene encoding BREX system Lon protease-like protein BrxL translates to MEATKMMKSFESKAKDYYGEVVINKGLMGKAGFGARAIPVYVGEWIISQFMDGDELTEDGRTEIVNTISKYLPQKADKNTILNRLMEQEEVRILDDFRVNVNLERHTHDLSIPLLDVSNGMVQKDIIDNNPMLLKTGMWGLGTLRYVPPDGEDVKKGQIWMVEFKAFQTPGVDLDYFRDSRKHFDIDEWIDLLVSSCQFNPDVHRLSQKLLLLSRIIPLVEPRVNITELAPKGTGKSFVFDNISRYAAVIPGGKLSAPALFFNSNTKQIGLIPRYDVVVVDEIQKIHTDASGEAMAALKMYLESGRYRRATGSLGTSESGFVMLGNITLGSNRLPLYESDGIFKELPNALQESAFIDRIHGLIEGWFMPRVSRNTPSRTLGFKGDFFSEVLHELRVDLRYADYVSQSLHLPQCEDMRDNKAIARLAEGFLKLLFPDLVLSEEEFITYCVNPAVRMRQQIRDELSKIDQEYKWVTIKSESPDEFQLSHPDEKPDPEQEAQKVDPLSPDRSPEEKTLDIAEGQRGISYEKLFLPYLKGAKLIKICDPYIRLQYQIYNLMSFCEMLDPTDGPLKLDLVTACDTYLEAELKTKLNELKKGLSQDHIEFDYVLADNIHDRWIETDTGWRILLGRGLDIFQKSDDKFTLGFMDQTKRKCKATTIAYTRIKDSRL, encoded by the coding sequence ATGGAGGCAACAAAAATGATGAAGTCATTTGAAAGCAAAGCAAAGGACTATTACGGAGAGGTCGTTATCAACAAAGGTCTCATGGGAAAGGCTGGTTTCGGCGCTCGCGCGATTCCCGTTTATGTCGGTGAGTGGATCATCAGCCAGTTCATGGACGGAGATGAACTCACTGAAGACGGCCGAACAGAAATAGTCAACACGATTTCTAAATACTTGCCGCAAAAAGCGGACAAGAACACGATCCTGAATCGCCTCATGGAGCAGGAAGAGGTTCGGATATTGGATGATTTCAGGGTCAATGTCAACCTGGAGCGCCACACGCACGATCTGAGCATCCCCCTTCTGGACGTCAGCAACGGAATGGTTCAAAAGGACATTATTGATAACAATCCCATGCTCTTGAAGACGGGTATGTGGGGTCTGGGCACTTTGAGATATGTGCCGCCTGACGGTGAAGACGTCAAAAAGGGGCAGATATGGATGGTCGAATTCAAGGCATTTCAGACCCCTGGGGTTGATCTGGACTACTTTCGGGATTCACGCAAGCACTTCGACATAGACGAGTGGATTGACCTCCTGGTGTCGAGTTGTCAATTTAATCCCGACGTTCACCGGCTGTCTCAGAAACTCCTGCTTCTCAGCCGAATAATCCCCTTGGTCGAACCCAGGGTCAACATCACAGAGTTGGCTCCGAAGGGAACCGGCAAATCATTCGTGTTTGACAACATCAGCCGATATGCGGCCGTCATTCCAGGCGGAAAGCTTTCTGCTCCGGCACTGTTTTTCAACAGCAACACAAAGCAGATTGGCCTCATACCGCGCTATGACGTCGTTGTGGTCGACGAAATCCAGAAAATTCATACCGATGCATCCGGCGAGGCCATGGCGGCGCTAAAGATGTACCTTGAAAGCGGAAGGTATCGCAGGGCAACGGGGAGTTTAGGAACGTCTGAGTCTGGGTTTGTGATGCTCGGTAATATTACCCTAGGAAGCAACAGGCTGCCGCTTTATGAGAGCGACGGGATATTTAAGGAACTTCCGAATGCTCTTCAGGAATCTGCTTTCATTGACCGCATTCACGGGCTGATCGAGGGTTGGTTCATGCCCCGCGTTTCGAGAAACACGCCATCAAGAACACTTGGGTTCAAGGGTGATTTTTTCAGCGAGGTGTTGCATGAGCTGCGTGTTGATTTGCGGTATGCCGACTATGTCTCACAGAGTTTGCACCTCCCGCAGTGTGAGGACATGCGCGACAACAAAGCCATTGCGCGACTGGCCGAGGGATTCTTGAAACTACTGTTTCCAGATCTCGTCCTGAGCGAGGAAGAGTTCATTACCTACTGTGTAAATCCAGCGGTGCGCATGCGGCAACAAATTCGGGATGAGTTGTCGAAAATCGACCAGGAATACAAATGGGTGACCATTAAAAGCGAAAGCCCTGACGAGTTTCAGCTGTCTCACCCGGATGAGAAACCGGACCCTGAACAAGAGGCGCAGAAAGTCGATCCGTTGTCACCAGACCGAAGCCCTGAGGAAAAAACGCTGGATATCGCTGAAGGCCAGAGAGGGATCTCTTATGAGAAGCTGTTTCTGCCGTATCTCAAGGGCGCAAAACTAATCAAGATATGCGATCCATACATTCGGCTGCAGTACCAAATATACAATCTCATGTCTTTTTGCGAAATGCTCGACCCAACAGATGGGCCCCTGAAACTCGACCTTGTTACAGCGTGTGATACTTATTTGGAAGCCGAGCTGAAGACGAAGCTGAACGAATTAAAAAAGGGGTTGAGCCAGGACCACATCGAGTTTGACTATGTATTAGCTGACAACATCCATGACCGCTGGATAGAAACAGATACCGGCTGGAGAATACTCCTGGGTCGCGGTTTGGATATTTTTCAAAAATCGGATGACAAGTTTACCCTGGGGTTTATGGATCAAACCAAACGGAAGTGCAAGGCAACAACCATTGCTTATACACGGATAAAAGACTCACGGCTATGA
- a CDS encoding TIGR02391 family protein: MTGNVRLDEILHPRIAGECIKLYLDGQFKHAAREAMTQVELALKERAGVPKLYGIRLINSVLGPGSGVKLRLPFGPETEKEVHALFQAAFAYYRNYAIHQGSLIDEKACLRIMVLATELLELIGASKRSLANIGGVDGLIRHAAFADRDEIKDLLKFLHERVVPEDAPDGFFEDLAEKGYSPQKLDALFDVGLVDYKEKEVEIPEWGCNELRDVSERIGVFLLTPLGRQVLNEIQKAGV; encoded by the coding sequence ATGACGGGAAACGTGAGGCTTGACGAAATACTGCATCCCCGAATCGCCGGGGAATGTATTAAGCTGTACTTGGATGGTCAATTCAAGCACGCCGCTCGGGAGGCGATGACACAGGTGGAATTAGCCCTGAAGGAACGGGCGGGCGTCCCGAAACTCTACGGGATCAGACTCATAAATTCGGTTCTGGGTCCCGGGAGCGGAGTGAAGCTCCGTCTACCATTCGGCCCCGAGACAGAGAAGGAAGTACACGCGCTCTTTCAAGCCGCTTTTGCATACTATCGAAATTATGCGATTCATCAGGGCAGTCTCATTGATGAGAAGGCGTGCCTCAGGATCATGGTACTCGCTACCGAATTGCTTGAGCTGATAGGTGCATCAAAGAGGAGCTTAGCGAATATCGGCGGCGTCGATGGCCTCATTAGACACGCTGCCTTTGCTGATCGAGATGAGATTAAAGATCTTTTGAAGTTCCTTCATGAACGCGTTGTCCCGGAAGACGCGCCTGATGGCTTCTTTGAGGATCTGGCAGAAAAGGGCTACTCCCCGCAGAAATTGGATGCTCTCTTCGATGTCGGTCTGGTTGACTATAAGGAAAAGGAAGTGGAGATTCCTGAATGGGGATGCAATGAATTAAGAGATGTTTCCGAGAGGATAGGAGTATTCTTGCTGACACCATTAGGCAGGCAGGTACTTAACGAGATTCAAAAGGCTGGCGTATAA